A genomic region of Eucalyptus grandis isolate ANBG69807.140 chromosome 5, ASM1654582v1, whole genome shotgun sequence contains the following coding sequences:
- the LOC104445082 gene encoding protein SRG1, with the protein MEVNLMKLGGSLPVPCVQELAKEAITEVPPRYVRTDQDHPFMRDDHGSLLLQVPVIDMNKLSSSHDDLVEPELEKLHVACRDWGFFQLINHGVRCTLVEEVKLGIQEFFKLPMEEKRKFWQEEGDVEGFGQMFVGSEEQKLDWADLFFMASLPRHLRKPHLFPMLPSPFREVLDEYSSELRDLAMKILLLMAKALQMEPKDMIELFDEGRQALRMNYYPPCPRPELVTGLTPHSDSTGLTILLQVNEMEGLQVRKEGKWVSVKPLPNAFVVNVGDILEIVTNGTYRSIEHRAMVNSMKERLSIAAFHSPKLEGKCGPAPSLITPEKPALFRRIGMADYLRGLFSRELQGKSYLDVMRIR; encoded by the exons ATGGAGGTGAATCTCATGAAGCTCGGCGGTTCTCTTCCAGTCCCATGCGTTCAGGAGTTGGCAAAAGAGGCCATAACCGAAGTCCCGCCTCGCTATGTCCGTACCGACCAAGATCATCCGTTCATGCGTGATGATCATGGATCTTTGTTGCTTCAAGTACCAGTAATTGACATGAACAAGCTCTCGTCAAGCCATGACGATTTGGTGGAGCCCGAGCTGGAAAAGTTGCACGTTGCCTGTAGGGATTGGGGATTCTTTCAg TTGATAAATCATGGGGTGCGTTGTACATTGGTCGAGGAGGTGAAGTTGGGAATCCAAGAGTTCTTCAAGCTTCCaatggaggagaagaggaagttTTGGCAAGAAGAAGGAGACGTGGAGGGTTTTGGGCAGATGTTTGTCGGGTCGGAGGAGCAGAAGCTTGATTGGGCCGACCTCTTCTTCATGGCGTCCCTCCCACGACATTTGAGAAAACCTCATCTTTTTCCTATGCTTCCTTCTCCGTTCAg AGAAGTCTTAGATGAATACTCCTCGGAGCTGCGAGACCTTGCAATGAAGATACTCCTTCTCATGGCAAAAGCTCTGCAGATGGAACCCAAGGACATGATAGAACTGTTTGATGAGGGCAGGCAGGCCCTTAGGATGAACTATTACCCTCCGTGTCCGCGACCTGAGCTTGTCACGGGCCTCACTCCTCACTCCGACTCCACCGGCCTCACCATTCTTCTCCAAGTCAATGAAATGGAAGGTCTCCAAGTAAGGAAAGAGGGCAAGTGGGTCTCTGTCAAGCCCCTCCCTAATGCATTCGTTGTCAACGTGGGAGACATTTTAGAG ATTGTGACGAATGGCACTTATCGTAGCATTGAGCATCGAGCAATGGTTAACTCGATGAAGGAGAGGCTCTCGATTGCTGCATTTCACAGCCCAAAATTGGAAGGGAAATGTGGTCCTGCACCGAGCCTGATCACACCGGAAAAGCCAGCATTGTTCAGAAGAATAGGTATGGCCGATTACTTGAGGGGTCTCTTCTCTCGTGAGCTCCAAGGAAAGTCATATCTTGACGTAATGAGGattagataa
- the LOC104445088 gene encoding probable 2-oxoglutarate/Fe(II)-dependent dioxygenase, which yields MRFSSSDPLVATMDAIVNKLGSSLPVPSVQEFAKEAITELPPRYIRTDLDHGTSLLQVPVIDLSKLSSSDGDLTESELEKLHSACRDWGFFQLINHGVSFSLLEEVKLGIQEFFKLPMEEKRRFWQQEGDLQGFGQAFVVSEEQKLDWGDMFYVESLPRHLRKPHLFPMLPSPFRDVLDKYSTELQDLAMKILLLIAKALKMDTKEMIELFDEGLQMMRMNYYPPCPRPELAIGLTPHSDAAGVTILLQVNEVEGLQVRKEGKWVPIKPLPNAFVVNVGDILEIVTNGNYRSIEHRATVNSTNERLSVATFYSPKLEGEMGPTPSLITPDKPALFRTIGVADYFKGFYSRELQGKSYLDIMRTIQGEENKGD from the exons ATGAGATTTTCGTCATCCGATCCTCTCGTTGCGACGATGGACGCGATTGTCAATAAGCTTGGTAGTTCTCTTCCAGTCCCGAGCGTTCAGGAGTTTGCAAAAGAGGCCATAACCGAACTCCCGCCTCGCTATATCCGTACCGACCTAGACCATGGGACTTCGTTGCTTCAAGTACCAGTAATTGATCTGAGCAAGCTCTCGTCGAGCGATGGCGATTTGACGGAGTCCGAGCTTGAAAAGCTGCACTCTGCATGCAGAGATTGGGGATTCTTCCAG TTGATAAACCATGGAGTGAGCTTTTCGTTGTTGGAGGAGGTGAAGTTGGGAATACAAGAGTTCTTCAAGCTTCCAATGGAGGAAAAGAGGAGGTTTTGGCAACAAGAAGGAGACTTGCAGGGCTTCGGGCAGGCGTTTGTAGTGTCCGAGGAGCAGAAGCTCGATTGGGGCGACATGTTTTACGTGGAGTCCCTCCCCAGACATTTGAGAAAACCTCACCTTTTTCCCATGCTTCCTTCTCCCTtcag AGATGTGCTGGATAAATACTCCACAGAGCTCCAAGATCTTGCGATGAAGATACTCCTTCTCATAGCAAAAGCTTTAAAGATGGACACCAAGGAGATGATAGAACTGTTTGATGAGGGCCTGCAAATGATGAGGATGAACTATTACCCTCCCTGTCCGCGACCTGAACTGGCCATTGGCCTCACTCCACATTCCGACGCCGCAGGCGTTACCATTCTTCTCCAAGTCAATGAAGTGGAAGGTCTCCAAGTAAGAAAAGAGGGCAAGTGGGTTCCCATCAAGCCCCTTCCTAATGCTTTCGTTGTCAATGTTGGAGACATTTTAGAG ATTGTCACGAATGGTAATTATCGTAGCATTGAGCACCGAGCAACAGTTAACTCAACGAATGAGAGGCTCTCGGTTGCCACATTCTACAGCCCGAAATTGGAAGGCGAAATGGGTCCTACACCGAGCTTAATCACTCCAGACAAGCCAGCATTGTTCAGAACAATAGGTGTTGCCGATTACTTCAAGGGATTTTACTCTCGTGAGCTGCAAGGAAAGTCATATCTTGATATTATGAGGACGATTCAGGGTGAGGAAAACAAAGGGGATTGA